In the Wyeomyia smithii strain HCP4-BCI-WySm-NY-G18 chromosome 2, ASM2978416v1, whole genome shotgun sequence genome, one interval contains:
- the LOC129724413 gene encoding lariat debranching enzyme gives MKMKIAVEGCAHGELEKIYDLVESIQLREKIKIDLLICCGDFQSTRNLEDLQCMAVPKKHLDICTFYKYYSGEKIAPVLTIFIGGNHEASNYLQELPYGGWVAPNIYYLGYAGVININGIRIGGISGIYKGHDYLKGRFEFCPFNESTKRSVYHIRQIDVFRLKQLTPKVDILLSHDWPRGVTNFGNKKQLVRFKPAFKEEIDENKLGSLPCEDLLMTLKPPYWFSAHLHCKFSALIPHEDGRSTKFLALDKCLPKRRFLQVLDIECRDEESVKSNYELCYDLEWLTILYLTNHLISIRGSNGYMPGDGGCERFNFTPTEEEKESLLKRFQNNLRIPLNFVRIVEPYNPTSGIDFDLVQQPKAFINPQTTEFCDRLNIDDPLRLAMLMTGQDLNTSNYVDQFTSNDSISSERNDNALLDDNNSSNDDEQETLEAPFQNRAPLASVLPKPKWRHDSTTTDDASTLDDSSLSTSNRSIFSLPTPNKQQNSNMSDSFAIDELNLSSPKVLPTIPGGEDVLKVETGGCGKDKQPEVLETDDKPPIKKFKRRNQAIYAKEDSD, from the exons atgaaaatgaaaattgctgTAGAAGGATGTGCTCACGGAGAGTTGGAAAAGATCTACGATCTAGTTGAATCTATTCAACTccgggaaaaaattaaaattgatttgtTAATCTGCTGCGGAGATTTCCAATCCACGAGAAATTTAGAGGATCTGCAATGCATGGCTGTGCCTAAGAAGCATTTGGACATCTGTACATTCTACAA ATACTACAGCGGAGAAAAAAttgcacctgtgttgactatTTTTATTGGAGGGAATCACGAAGCGTCCAATTATCTTCAGGAATTGCCGTATGGCGGCTGGGTGGCACCGAATATTTATTACCTTGGATATGCTGGAGTAATAAATATAAATGGAATACGGATAGGAGGAATTTCAGGTATTTACAAAGGCCATGATTATCTCAAGGGTAGGTTTGAGTTCTGTCCATTTAACGAATCAACCAAGCGCAGTGTTTATCATATACGTCAGATCGACGTATTCCGCTTAAAGCAATTGACACCAAAAGTAGACATTTTGTTATCACACGATTGGCCGCGCGGAGTAACCAACTTCGGTAATAAGAAGCAGTTGGTTCGATTCAAACCTGCTTTCAAAGAAGAGATAGATGAAAATAAATTAGGGAGTCTACCATGTGAAGATTTATTGATGACACTGAAACCACCATACTGGTTTTCGGCCCATCTTCATTGCAAATTTTCGGCGCTTATTCCACATGAAGATGGTAGAAGTACAAAGTTTCTAGCATTGGATAAATGTCTACCTAAAAGAAGATTTCTACAGGTACTAGATATAGAATGTAGAGACGAAGAATCGGTAAAATCCAATTACGAGTTGTGCTATGATTTAGAATGGCTAACTATTTTGTATCTAACAAATCATCTAATTAGTATAAGGGGAAGTAACGGTTATATGCCAGGAGATGGTGGCTGTGAACGTTTCAACTTCACGCCTACAGAAGAAGAGAAAGAATCTTTATTGAAGAGGTTTCAAAATAATCTTCGTATTCCGTTAAATTTTGTTAGAATCGTCGAGCCGTACAATCCCACGAGTGGAATCGACTTTGATTTAGTACAACAACCAAAAGCGTTTATCAATCCTCAAACAACAGAATTTTGCGATCGACTTAATATAGATGACCCTCTTAGACTGGCCATGTTAATGACTGGTCAAGATCTTAACACGTCCAACTATGTCGATCAGTTCACATCAAATGACTCGATTAGCTCCGAACGAAATGATAACGCACTACTTGATGACAATAATTCCTCGAACGACGACGAACAAGAAACGCTTGAGGCTCCTTTTCAAAATCGTGCTCCACTGGCCTCGGTGTTACCTAAACCTAAATGGAGACACGATTCTACTACCACTGATGACGCATCGACTTTAGACGACTCTTCGTTATCGACTTCCAACCGCAGCATTTTCAGTTTACCAACTCCGAACAAGCAACAGAACTCGAATATGTCGGATAGTTTTGCCATTGATGAACTGAATCTTTCCAGTCCAAAAGTGTTACCCACAATACCAGGCGGGGAAGATGTTTTAAAAGTTGAGACAGGCGGCTGCGGTAAAGACAAACAGCCGGAAGTGTTAGAAACTGATGATAAGCCACcgataaaaaaattcaagcgTAGGAATCAAGCAATCTACGCTAAAGAGGATAGTGATTGA
- the LOC129724415 gene encoding mitochondrial thiamine pyrophosphate carrier-like — protein sequence MDRAKETRIKYAALAGGMTGCITRCICQPLDVLKIRLQLQVEPISTHSQISKYRSIVQTVSCIYKEEGLLAFWKGHNPAQVLSLVYGVAQFSFYARLNVVLRDITLLESHDRARNFICGACSGSFAAFLIMPLDVIRTRLVSQDPGKGYRNTFQAVKMIYQIEGVRGLYRGLGPAMLQIAPLTGGQFMFYNLFGTFVKRLEHLPENAVLPPTELFVCGGLAGLCTKLLVYPLDLVKKRLQIQGFARNRQTFGQHFIANHMLQCLYEVAQYEGLRGFYKGLSPSLLKAGFTSAFYFAIYDQLLSVFNKGFSKTA from the coding sequence ATGGATCGTGCAAAGGAGACCCGCATCAAATATGCTGCCTTGGCGGGCGGGATGACTGGCTGTATCACGCGTTGTATCTGTCAGCCCTTGGATGTTCTCAAAATTCGTCTGCAGCTTCAGGTGGAACCGATTAGTACTCACTCGCAAATTTCTAAATATCGGTCGATCGTTCAAACTGTATCTTGCATATACAAGGAGGAAGGCTTATTGGCCTTTTGGAAGGGACATAATCCAGCACAGGTACTTTCCCTTGTCTACGGTGTGGCACAATTTTCATTCTATGCGAGATTGAACGTTGTTCTACGTGACATCACCTTGCTCGAAAGCCACGATCGAGCAAGAAATTTTATTTGTGGCGCCTGTAGTGGATCTTTCGCCGCTTTTCTTATAATGCCACTGGATGTGATACGAACCAGGCTAGTATCTCAAGACCCTGGGAAGGGCTATAGAAACACGTTTCAAGCAGTTAAAATGATATACCAAATAGAAGGTGTCCGTGGATTGTATCGTGGTTTAGGGCCAGCAATGCTACAAATAGCTCCTCTCACGGGAGGACAGTTCATGTTCTACAACTTGTTCGGCACTTTCGTCAAACGTTTAGAGCATCTTCCCGAAAATGCTGTTTTACCACCAACAGAACTGTTCGTGTGCGGAGGATTAGCAGGATTGTGCACAAAACTTCTAGTTTATCCTTTGGACTTAGTTAAAAAGCGCCTTCAGATACAAGGCTTTGCCAGAAATCGACAGACCTTTGGACAACATTTTATTGCGAATCATATGCTGCAATGCCTTTATGAAGTAGCCCAGTACGAAGGCCTCCGAGGTTTTTATAAAGGTCTAAGTCCGTCTCTTTTGAAAGCCGGGTTTACATCTGCATTTTATTTTGCCATCTATGATCAGTTGCTGTCGGTGTTCAACAAGGGTTTCAGTAAGACAGCATAG